The Thermosynechococcus sp. genome has a segment encoding these proteins:
- the psbD gene encoding photosystem II D2 protein (photosystem q(a) protein): MTIAIGRAPAERGWFDILDDWLKRDRFVFVGWSGILLFPCAYLALGGWLTGTTFVTSWYTHGLASSYLEGCNFLTVAVSTPANSMGHSLLLLWGPEAQGDFTRWCQLGGLWTFIALHGAFGLIGFMLRQFEIARLVGIRPYNAIAFSAPIAVFVSVFLIYPLGQSSWFFAPSFGVAAIFRFLLFFQGFHNWTLNPFHMMGVAGVLGGALLCAIHGATVENTLFQDGESASTFRAFSPTQAEETYSMVTANRFWSQIFGIAFSNKRWLHFFMLFVPVTGLWMSAIGVVGLALNLRSYDFISQEIRAAEDPEFETFYTKNLLLNEGIRAWMAPQDQPHENFVFPEEVLPRGNAL; encoded by the coding sequence ATGACGATCGCGATTGGACGAGCGCCAGCGGAACGGGGATGGTTTGACATCCTCGACGACTGGCTCAAACGGGACAGATTTGTCTTTGTCGGCTGGTCAGGCATCCTGCTTTTCCCCTGCGCCTACCTGGCGCTGGGGGGCTGGCTGACCGGGACCACCTTTGTCACCTCCTGGTACACCCATGGCCTGGCCTCCAGCTACCTGGAAGGGTGCAACTTCCTCACCGTTGCCGTTTCCACCCCCGCCAACAGCATGGGGCACTCCCTGCTCCTGCTGTGGGGCCCCGAAGCCCAAGGGGACTTCACCCGCTGGTGTCAACTGGGCGGTCTGTGGACCTTTATTGCCCTGCACGGCGCCTTTGGTCTGATTGGGTTCATGCTGCGGCAGTTTGAAATTGCTCGCTTGGTGGGCATCCGTCCCTACAACGCCATTGCCTTCAGCGCCCCCATTGCCGTCTTTGTCAGCGTCTTTTTGATCTATCCCCTGGGGCAATCCAGCTGGTTTTTTGCCCCCAGCTTTGGGGTTGCCGCCATCTTCCGTTTCCTGCTATTTTTCCAAGGGTTCCACAACTGGACCTTGAACCCCTTCCACATGATGGGGGTAGCCGGTGTGCTGGGGGGTGCCCTGTTGTGTGCCATCCACGGCGCCACGGTGGAAAATACCCTCTTCCAAGATGGAGAGAGTGCCAGCACCTTCCGAGCCTTTAGCCCGACCCAGGCGGAAGAGACCTACTCGATGGTGACGGCAAACCGGTTCTGGAGCCAAATTTTTGGCATTGCCTTCTCGAACAAGCGCTGGTTGCACTTTTTCATGTTGTTTGTGCCGGTGACGGGGCTGTGGATGAGTGCGATTGGCGTGGTGGGTCTAGCGTTGAACCTGCGGTCCTATGACTTCATTTCGCAGGAGATTCGGGCCGCGGAAGACCCTGAGTTTGAGACGTTCTACACGAAGAACCTGCTGTTGAATGAGGGCATCCGTGCTTGGATGGCCCCCCAAGACCAACCCCATGAAAACTTTGTCTTCCCAGAAGAGGTACTCCCCCGTGGTAACGCTCTCTAG
- the rbfA gene encoding 30S ribosome-binding factor RbfA, translating to MATERRVARVAELIKREVSQLLMYEIRDERVGAGLVSVTDVEVSGDLQHAKIFVSIYSTDEVRRATMAGLKAASGFVRRELGQRIRLRRTPEVVFVEDRSLERGSRVLSLLNQLNQIEQQQDASEAPEP from the coding sequence ATGGCGACCGAACGACGGGTGGCACGGGTAGCAGAATTAATCAAACGGGAAGTCAGCCAGTTGTTAATGTACGAAATCCGCGATGAGCGCGTGGGGGCGGGCTTGGTCAGTGTCACCGATGTGGAGGTTTCCGGTGATTTGCAGCACGCCAAGATTTTCGTCAGCATCTACAGCACGGATGAGGTGCGGCGCGCAACGATGGCAGGACTGAAGGCAGCTTCAGGCTTTGTGCGGCGGGAATTGGGGCAGCGCATCCGCCTGCGGCGGACACCCGAGGTGGTGTTTGTTGAGGATCGATCCCTTGAACGGGGCAGTCGCGTTCTTTCGCTGCTCAATCAGCTCAATCAAATTGAACAACAGCAGGATGCCTCAGAAGCCCCAGAACCCTAA
- a CDS encoding sulfite exporter TauE/SafE family protein, which produces MLSYWLGHGLAIAIGLSLGLLGGGGSVLALPVLVYVMGIETKVAIPMTLVIVGSVSLLAVIPQWRRGYVNLRLTLIFGSATMVGAYLGARLAALPWITDTVQLLLFGVAMMVAAVLMIRRQKHPPAPELTPPESSLESQLYAPPVCKYCWLWLPTEGLGVGVLTGLVGVGGGFAIVPALVLLGKIPMRQAIGTSLLIIAANSIAAVWGYLGTVTLDPRLTLTLTLAATSGSVMGSYLSHRISAKRLQQGFGYFLIGIALFVILKTLLAPPQRSKSSTLLPRHDLRASVPPRRSQT; this is translated from the coding sequence ATGCTGAGCTACTGGCTGGGGCATGGTCTGGCGATCGCCATTGGTTTGAGCCTGGGTCTATTGGGGGGCGGCGGCTCCGTCCTTGCCCTGCCAGTACTGGTCTATGTCATGGGCATTGAAACCAAAGTCGCGATTCCGATGACGCTTGTGATTGTCGGCAGCGTCAGCTTATTGGCGGTGATCCCCCAGTGGCGGCGCGGCTACGTCAACCTGCGTCTAACTCTGATTTTTGGCTCGGCAACCATGGTGGGTGCTTACCTGGGAGCACGCCTGGCGGCCTTGCCCTGGATTACCGATACGGTGCAACTCCTACTCTTTGGCGTTGCCATGATGGTAGCGGCTGTTTTAATGATTCGGCGGCAAAAACATCCCCCTGCCCCTGAACTCACCCCGCCGGAAAGTTCCCTTGAAAGCCAGCTTTATGCCCCCCCAGTATGTAAGTACTGTTGGCTGTGGCTACCCACCGAGGGCCTAGGTGTCGGTGTTTTGACGGGGTTGGTGGGGGTTGGTGGGGGGTTTGCCATCGTTCCTGCCCTTGTCCTCTTGGGAAAAATTCCGATGCGGCAGGCGATTGGTACCTCGCTGTTAATTATTGCTGCCAATTCTATAGCAGCAGTTTGGGGCTATCTGGGCACTGTGACTTTAGATCCGCGCTTGACCCTGACGCTCACTCTCGCAGCGACCAGCGGTTCGGTAATGGGGAGCTACCTTAGTCACCGCATTTCCGCCAAGCGACTTCAGCAGGGCTTTGGTTACTTCTTAATTGGCATTGCTCTTTTCGTGATCCTGAAAACCCTACTGGCACCCCCTCAGCGCAGCAAAAGCTCCACCCTGCTGCCGAGGCACGACCTTAGGGCATCCGTTCCCCCAAGACGAAGCCAGACTTAG
- a CDS encoding rhodanese-like domain-containing protein gives MTTTTTESPLISAAELHDALQRQQVLLIDVREPSEYNNAHIPGALLCPLANVKELEPPCSSDTPVVLYCESGRRSRMAYETLAQRGLKNLKNLEGGIQRWKQAGYPVKGAVSAPISLMRQVQIVAGSLILTGVILGFAVNPGFLFLSGFVGAGLVFAGVTGTCALGRLLALLPFNRPQVK, from the coding sequence ATGACTACAACAACGACGGAGTCTCCTCTCATTTCTGCGGCTGAACTCCACGATGCCCTGCAGCGACAACAGGTACTGCTAATTGATGTGCGTGAGCCCAGCGAATACAACAATGCCCATATTCCGGGGGCGCTGCTGTGTCCCTTGGCGAATGTCAAGGAACTTGAACCCCCCTGTAGCTCTGACACCCCTGTGGTGCTCTACTGTGAATCGGGCCGGCGATCGCGCATGGCTTACGAAACCCTTGCTCAGCGGGGGTTGAAAAATCTCAAAAACCTTGAGGGAGGCATTCAACGCTGGAAACAGGCGGGCTATCCGGTCAAGGGTGCTGTGAGTGCTCCCATCAGCCTGATGCGGCAGGTGCAAATTGTTGCCGGCAGCCTGATTCTCACTGGTGTGATTCTTGGCTTTGCCGTTAACCCAGGGTTCTTGTTCCTGTCGGGCTTTGTGGGGGCCGGCCTGGTCTTTGCCGGTGTCACGGGAACCTGTGCCCTAGGGCGGCTGTTGGCCCTGCTGCCCTTCAATCGCCCCCAGGTGAAATAG
- a CDS encoding MBL fold metallo-hydrolase — MLFRQLFDYDTWTYSYLIADEATGDAALVDSVLEQVDRDVRLIQELGLKLRYCLETHVHADHITGAGKVRERTGCKTLVPDNARVDCADGFIKDGEVIHVGSIPIQAIATLGHTDSHMAFLVNGTHLLTGDSLFIRGCGRTDFQSGDAGAMYDAVTQRLFTLPDTTLVYPGHDYRGHTVSTIGEEKRFNPRFVGRDRQQFIEFMANLNLPDPKKIMEAVPANQQCGMVATAV, encoded by the coding sequence ATGCTGTTTCGCCAACTCTTTGACTACGACACTTGGACCTATTCTTACCTAATTGCCGATGAAGCTACGGGTGACGCTGCCTTAGTGGATAGCGTCCTTGAACAGGTGGATCGCGATGTGCGGTTGATTCAGGAATTGGGTCTCAAATTACGCTACTGCCTAGAAACCCATGTCCACGCTGACCACATTACCGGGGCGGGCAAAGTCCGCGAACGCACGGGCTGCAAGACCCTTGTGCCCGACAATGCTCGCGTGGACTGCGCCGATGGTTTTATCAAAGACGGCGAAGTGATTCACGTCGGCAGCATCCCGATTCAGGCGATCGCCACCTTGGGGCACACCGATAGCCACATGGCCTTTTTGGTGAATGGCACCCATCTGCTGACGGGGGATTCTCTCTTTATCCGGGGCTGTGGGCGCACTGACTTCCAAAGTGGTGATGCGGGTGCGATGTATGATGCGGTAACACAGCGGCTCTTTACGCTACCGGATACGACATTGGTTTACCCCGGCCATGACTATCGCGGTCACACTGTTTCCACCATCGGTGAGGAAAAACGTTTTAATCCTCGCTTTGTCGGTCGCGATCGCCAGCAGTTCATTGAATTCATGGCCAACCTGAACTTGCCCGATCCTAAGAAAATCATGGAAGCGGTGCCCGCTAACCAACAGTGTGGCATGGTTGCCACTGCCGTCTAG
- a CDS encoding FAD-linked oxidase C-terminal domain-containing protein: MSTLQQITPWQRISEELTAIVGKDSLIQNPAEALVYECDGLSMYRQRPKLVVLPQTTAQVSAILKVCDRYRIPFVARGSGTGLSGGALPHTEGILIVTSRMNQILEIDLANQQVVVQPGVINAWVTQAVADHGFYYAPDPSSQIICSIGGNVAENSGGVHCLKYGVTTNHVLGLTVVLPNGQIVELGGPAPEMPGYDLMGVFVGSEGTLGIATEIRLRLLKQAEAIAVLLADFTTIEAAGETVSAIIRGGIIPAGMEIMDNLSINAVEDVVATNCYPRDAGAVLLVEVDGLEAEVPILQERVRRICYEQGARHVRVATAAEDRLRLWKGRKAAFAAAGRLSPNYFVQDGVIPRSQLATVLKEIEQLSRRSGYRIANVFHAGDGNLHPLILYDQSVPGALAAVEALGGEILRLCVRLGGSISGEHGIGSDKACFMGEMFSPADLETMQQVRAAFDPKRLANPEKIFPTPRTCGEAAHQLKDFPNIEAF, from the coding sequence ATGTCCACACTACAGCAAATTACCCCTTGGCAGCGCATTAGCGAGGAATTAACTGCGATTGTCGGCAAAGACAGCCTCATTCAGAATCCCGCAGAAGCCCTCGTCTACGAGTGCGATGGACTTTCTATGTATCGGCAGCGGCCAAAGCTGGTCGTGCTTCCCCAAACCACCGCCCAGGTCTCGGCGATCCTCAAAGTCTGCGATCGCTACCGCATTCCCTTTGTGGCCCGCGGGTCAGGGACGGGGCTATCCGGGGGTGCGTTGCCCCACACGGAGGGGATTCTCATTGTCACGTCCCGCATGAACCAGATTTTAGAGATTGATCTAGCCAACCAGCAGGTGGTGGTGCAGCCGGGAGTAATCAATGCATGGGTTACCCAAGCCGTTGCCGATCACGGCTTTTACTATGCTCCGGATCCTTCAAGTCAAATTATTTGCTCCATTGGTGGCAATGTGGCCGAAAACTCCGGCGGTGTCCATTGCCTGAAGTATGGCGTTACCACAAATCATGTACTGGGACTCACAGTGGTTTTGCCCAATGGACAGATTGTTGAACTTGGTGGCCCTGCTCCAGAAATGCCCGGCTACGATCTGATGGGGGTTTTTGTCGGGTCTGAGGGCACTCTCGGTATTGCCACAGAAATTCGGCTGCGGCTTCTCAAGCAGGCGGAGGCGATCGCTGTGCTACTGGCAGACTTCACCACGATTGAAGCGGCCGGGGAAACCGTTTCTGCGATTATTCGAGGGGGAATCATTCCTGCGGGCATGGAAATTATGGACAACCTCAGTATCAACGCCGTTGAGGATGTGGTGGCCACCAACTGTTACCCCCGTGATGCCGGTGCCGTATTGCTGGTGGAAGTTGATGGTCTTGAAGCAGAGGTGCCTATTTTGCAGGAGCGTGTCAGGCGCATTTGCTATGAACAGGGGGCACGCCATGTGAGAGTTGCCACCGCAGCTGAAGATCGCCTCCGCCTTTGGAAGGGTCGCAAAGCCGCCTTTGCCGCTGCCGGTCGCCTCAGTCCTAATTATTTTGTCCAAGATGGGGTCATTCCCCGCAGTCAACTGGCCACCGTCCTCAAGGAAATTGAACAACTGAGCCGCCGCAGTGGTTATCGCATTGCCAATGTCTTTCATGCGGGGGATGGCAACCTGCATCCTTTGATTCTCTACGATCAATCGGTGCCCGGTGCACTTGCGGCAGTGGAGGCCCTAGGGGGCGAAATCCTCAGGCTCTGTGTGCGCTTGGGGGGCAGTATTTCTGGGGAACATGGCATTGGTAGTGATAAAGCCTGCTTTATGGGCGAAATGTTCAGCCCAGCGGATTTAGAGACAATGCAACAAGTGCGGGCTGCCTTTGATCCCAAACGGCTGGCCAACCCCGAAAAAATCTTTCCGACACCGCGCACCTGTGGCGAAGCAGCTCATCAACTCAAAGACTTTCCTAACATTGAGGCATTTTAA
- the cobW gene encoding cobalamin biosynthesis protein CobW has product MSAKIPVTIITGFLGSGKTTLIRHLLQNAAGRRIAVIVNEFGDVGIDGELLQACCDRPAGIWELTNGCLCCTVQEEFLPTMQSLLARRPEIDHIVIETSGLALPKPLVMAFRWPQVCHATTVDGVVTVVDGVALAAGQVSADLEALFAQKDADPNLQHEDTPLEELFNDQLACADLVILSKTDQLTPDQVQQCLRKLRQQLPARIKLLAAQQGEVPADLLLGFNAAVEEHLGQRPSHHDFEEEHDHDEEIQALCLEIDMCDLQRLRQFLERLLQIPDIYRIKGFAAIAGKPMRLVVQGVGQRLDLYYDRPWQAAEVRQTRLVVIGRQLDQKELLSHLG; this is encoded by the coding sequence ATGAGTGCAAAAATTCCAGTGACGATTATTACCGGTTTTCTCGGCAGCGGTAAGACAACCCTCATTCGGCACTTACTTCAGAATGCAGCGGGCAGGCGCATTGCTGTAATTGTGAATGAGTTTGGCGATGTCGGTATTGATGGCGAGTTGTTACAGGCCTGTTGCGATCGCCCAGCGGGCATCTGGGAACTCACCAATGGCTGTCTGTGTTGTACAGTGCAGGAGGAATTCTTGCCAACGATGCAGAGCCTCTTGGCGCGGCGGCCGGAGATTGATCACATTGTCATTGAAACGTCGGGACTGGCATTGCCCAAGCCCTTAGTCATGGCCTTTCGCTGGCCGCAGGTGTGCCATGCCACAACCGTTGATGGCGTCGTGACTGTGGTGGATGGTGTTGCCTTGGCAGCAGGTCAAGTGAGTGCAGATTTAGAGGCACTCTTTGCCCAGAAAGATGCAGATCCCAATTTACAGCATGAGGACACCCCCCTTGAGGAGCTCTTTAACGATCAACTGGCCTGTGCCGATTTAGTTATCCTCAGCAAAACCGATCAACTGACCCCCGATCAGGTACAGCAATGCCTCAGGAAGCTTCGCCAGCAACTGCCGGCCCGGATTAAGCTCCTGGCAGCTCAGCAAGGAGAGGTGCCCGCAGATCTTTTGCTGGGATTTAATGCCGCAGTGGAAGAACACCTGGGGCAGCGACCGAGTCACCATGATTTTGAGGAGGAGCACGACCACGATGAAGAAATTCAAGCGCTTTGCTTAGAGATAGACATGTGCGATCTTCAGCGCCTCCGACAATTTCTGGAGCGTTTGCTCCAAATACCAGATATTTACCGCATCAAAGGGTTTGCGGCTATTGCTGGCAAGCCCATGCGACTGGTGGTACAAGGGGTGGGGCAGCGACTAGACTTGTACTACGATCGCCCGTGGCAAGCGGCAGAGGTCCGTCAAACTCGCCTCGTGGTCATTGGTCGTCAGTTGGATCAAAAGGAGTTGCTATCCCATTTGGGCTAG